CCCGGCCCCCGCGCACCTGCAGCCCGCCTACCGCGATCTGGCGGCGGAGGGGAGCCTACCCCAGGCCGAGCGCGCCGCGCGGGAGGTGCTTTCCCTACCCCTGCACCCCTTCCTTACGGACGCGGAGGTGGAGCGCGTCATCGAGGCGGTGCGTCGCTTCTTCGGGTAAGCGGCGGGGGAGTTATCCTTCCTCCGGCGCGACGCGGCGCGCGCGGGGGCGCGGCTCGAAGGCGCGGGACTCGGGGAGGAGCTTGCGTTTCTTGGCCCGGCGGTAGGCCTGGTCCCACAACCGGCAGAACGCGCAGGTCTCGCCCGTGGTGGGGGCACCGCAGCGCTCGCACTCCTTCAGGGCGACCTCCTGGGCTCCCAGCCCCTCCGCGAGGATCGGCTGGATCTTCTTCAGGAACTGCTCGAGGAAAGCCTGTTTGGTTCCTGGCATGCGTTCCTCCAGCCGGTTCAGGGCCTCCTTGTACAGGAGGCTCTTGGCCCCGGTGGCGTTCGGGCACTCCTCGTGCTGGTACGCGATGCGGCGCAGCAGCGCGTAGCTCGCGACCTCCCGCTCAGTGAAGAGGTAAAAGGGCTTGATGCGCCGCGCGAGCCCCTCCCGTTCCGGAAGGACCGGCCCCTGGCGCGGCAAGGCGTCGGTCTGCCAGCGGAGCACGTTCCCGAGGAGGACCGCGGCTTCGTCATCCAGGTTGTGCCCGGTCGCGACCACGTTGAACCCCTCCTCACGCGCGACCTCGTTCATCAAGTACCGCTTGGAGAGGCCGCACCCCGAGCACGCGACCCGGCCCGTCGCTAGGGAGAGCTCGGGTACCCCCAGGCCGTACGATTCCGCGAGGTCCACCACGATCAAGGGAAGGCCCCGCTCCCGCGCGAAGCGCGTGG
This region of Marinithermus hydrothermalis DSM 14884 genomic DNA includes:
- a CDS encoding TIGR00269 family protein → MRCRKCTQNAQVELRRHGLALCAAHYLEWFEAQTARAIRRHKMIREGDRVLVAISGGKDSLALWEVLTRLGYEATGLHIQLGIGEYSERAYEVTTRFARERGLPLIVVDLAESYGLGVPELSLATGRVACSGCGLSKRYLMNEVAREEGFNVVATGHNLDDEAAVLLGNVLRWQTDALPRQGPVLPEREGLARRIKPFYLFTEREVASYALLRRIAYQHEECPNATGAKSLLYKEALNRLEERMPGTKQAFLEQFLKKIQPILAEGLGAQEVALKECERCGAPTTGETCAFCRLWDQAYRRAKKRKLLPESRAFEPRPRARRVAPEEG